GGTGTTGTCGACCCTCATCTTTGTCGATCATTGAGGCCTAACAATTggctagaagaagaaaaaaggaagaaaaaaagaaaagaaaattaattaattaaaattaaaagataatttaaaaattatcatatcaGCGTTGATCGgataaaattgaattagtacaattaTAGACATCTTtcattgaattggcaaaaaagataaaatattgaaccgaattgataaaattataagagatttaaaattattttataattatttctaaaaacaGCATACAACCCCATCATCAAGCAAAATAATATTTCTATACATATAATATTAGTTTTACTTAACGGTGAAGGTTGATCGATTTTTGAATGAATTCCAGTTCgacaattgaaaaatatttaatcaaCGGAGGGGAAGCGATGTGAACACTAAAAATGGACCAGGAGGTGACGTAAGCAAAATGAGGAAAGGACCCACCGTACATTCGAGACCACCGCAAATCAAATCAGGCACACGACCGGGGATCTTGTCCTTTTATTGACCTTTATGCCTCAACATTTCAACCTTATCCCAACCACTACGCTGGTCTGGAGTGCCATTTTTTCAACAGtactatttattattattttgtccaCTGGACCTCTCATTCtcattctcatcttcttctctctcctcatccctATTTCGCCGGTTCGTTTCGGTCATTTTCCACCGCCCGACGATGGCTGTTCCCCTATTTCACGGCACAGTCTACACGTGCCACGTTAGCCCACATAAGCGATACCACCAACCCTCACTTATCCTAACCAGTAAACACGGGTGATTACTATACTTGCCTATCAAACGATAGCCAAAGCATGGAAGTATAACCCGACGTGGAGTCTACCTTCCCCACGGTGAGGCCTCCTAATTCTCAAAACGGATCTCCCGCCTATTTTCTTCTTGAAGCTTTTATGGACCTACCCAAGTCCAAAATCATAGAACCTATGTGCTCTCGATTTTCTTATTATAAATACCTATGTTAGAACATATCTTTTGCTTTGCTCATTCGCTTTCTAGCCTATAAGCCATGGCAAAGGTCTTCCTAACATGAAATCATCAGCATGCGAATAATCATCACATCACGATTGCCATGCATGATTATGTGTCGACAACATAAATATTAATGCAATTAAGACGGATAAAAGctaaaatattcttttataGCCATTGGCAAATACACAAATTCCTATTTATAAAGCAATCGTCATGTGGTACTTAACAttatcaaagttattcaaaGTTCTCTTGATATCATTCAACTGTGTTTCTATTCACGAAATATTACTGAGGAACCATATCATAGAATGACTCTAGTGGTATTgtgaaaattagaaatttttttacgtAATATTAATAACAATATCACTATAAAAAGCACAAGCATGGATCGACAACCATTATTCGCATCTTAgatcagcatgacgtcacccacgGTGGATACGAAATCAAGTGAAACTTTGGCAATGGAAAGCGAAGAGAGATTTGAAGTTGATGGCCTAAAGATGGCGATGACTTTGGTTATTTTGTCCGCAACAAATACgacgattttcttttttctaaagcCGGAGATTTTTGGGGGGATGCGATGCGACAGAGGGGCAAATGGGgatgcttttgctttttgcctttcttattttattatcgttattttcacttttaaggGACAAATCAAACCATGATTCACGGATGATCTCATTTTAGGGTTGAAACTAATGGCCACTGAAAGGACAAACTACACTATGCTCGACTAATAAGTCCCGGATGATCTCATTCGAAGGTTAAAACTAATCGACAAATTTCAAAATCAGCCACAATGCTTGGAGAGCCAAAACCTTACGAATTTGAGAGCTAAAATCATAGATGGACCGTTGACACGTCTAAGTCATACAAATTCGACAAGTTTTACGACTTCATTACTCtcctaaaaatgataaaaacccCAATTAAGCTTGCTCGACAAGTTTGATGATTTCGGGCGCACtcattttattgttttatcatTAGTAGATCATGCATCAACGGCGCCAAAAGTAACCTAGGATTCTGAAGCGAAGATAATGTCGTTTTTACATGAATCGAGGTGCGGGTGATtacaaaataatcaaatcaacaGTCACAGGTGCCGTGAAAGCGAAGGGGAGTCGGTGGGAGCCCCCTACCTTTtctattcttaattatatttttattttaaggggggacaaaaaaaaaaaaaaaagacgaaaaagGGATTCGGTTCTGGAGGACCGTAGGTTGCGGGGAGGGGATGACGTCCACCGCCCGGGATCGGGCCCCGTCCCAGCTGCAGCTCCTTGTTtcccctctgtctctctccatATCTCGTTGCTCTtatctccttctccctctcgcCAGATCACTGCAgcaagaaggaaggaaggaagggagCGTTGCTGTCTCGTGCACACTGAGTGATCTGGGGGTGAGCGCGTGTTTCCCGGGGCCATGGATACGGTCCAGCAGCTtcgctgcttcttcttcttcttctcctgccTTCTCTAACGCAGGCGAGCAGCGTCGGTGGGAAGCCGGAGATCGGAgaggagagagcgagagagcgagagagcgagagagagcgcgagagagcgagagagcgagagagagcgCGAGAGAGCGAGCGTTTGAATGGCGGAGCATTACAGGTGCTGCGAGAGCGCCTTCTTCATCCGCATACTGATCGTGGCGCTGCTGGTGATGTTCGCCGGGGTGATGTCCGGCCTCACGCTGGGGCTCATGTCCATGAGCCTCGTCGACCTCGAGGTCCTCGCCAAGTCCGGCACCCCTCAGGATCGCAAGCACGCAGGTGCGTTTGATTGATTCGTTGAGTagggtttttctcttttttctttttcttttttcttctctcgtTCCACGTTCGTGATCTCGATCGGACTGGCGGTTCTCGCCAAGTCCGCCTTTTGAGATCGCTCGTGGACACCCTCTTGAGAGGACTACTGTATAATCGAAGGCCGTGACTCGGGGGCTTTATTTAGAATGTACTACGTAGCGAGTTTTTATAGAATTCCAATCGTGAAATTCGGTCTTCTCGTGCATTTATTGGTTGCGAAACTTTAGCGGCCCGCGCCAAAACAGTGCTTCACCCGTACATGCCCAGTcgaagttttcatttttcaactaTCTATGTCGAATCGCCTTGATAACAAGATCTGTAGcaaaatgtctttttttttgtgtgtcgTAATATCGGAGAAAAGCATGTAAAAACTCTGCGTAGGGACGGGGGACTTCTATTGCTCTTTCCCCCAGTTCAAAGCAGAGCGTAACGTTGAAACATGTAACATCACTCGGTTAAGGCGGATGAGTGTAGTTTGGTGAATTATGCGACCGGATGGTGGTGCTGGTATCGTTTGGCAGTGTGGGCTTGCAGTTATGCCGGGCGCTGCTGATGCTTTTGCTCCCATTCAAGCTTGGATCTTGCTTTGTAGTAGAAGGCGGCTCGAAAATCAGTTATTTGTTCCCTTGATGCATCTACCGAGTATTCTGTAATGTAAGGAACTCATTAAGGGAGGATTTGGTCCTTTTTCTCGGCCATGGTGATGGGTCGATATAACCCCCTGAGAATTTTATTCAGAAACAAAGGAAAGGAATTTTGTACTAGAGTTCAACTCTCCAAGCTGAAGGATTGTAGGCTCTTTCCTCTAGTATTCGTGAGAATTCACAGTGGTGAAAAGGAGCATGTAGTGGCACGAGAGCTTTTGCACTACAAGTTTGTTTATGCTTCTGGATATGATATCTTGACACATAAAAATGAGATTACTGCTTCTGCAGAGCACTTAAGTTAAGTTATTGATAGATATGAACTTACAGTTGGCTGCTACCCACGCAAACGTTGCGATGTATGGTGGGCCTTGGCACAAGTGGATGGCTAAAAGATGAAAATAGTAATTTCCGATTACCAGCTAATTGAGAGCTAATTTGGGTCACCTACTTGGGTCGTGCTCTGTTGCGATCACTGACAATAAGAGGAAACTAAATATAGCAATGGACAAATCTGATATGGAAGGGCTGATGATCAAGATATGTGAGGTCCACATGCTTGCATCCAGTGCGGTTGATTGAGAATGGTAAAAAGCACTTACCAGAAAGTACAAAGGAAAATGGTTGGGATTTTAAGAATCATGTAAACCATTTGTAGATGGTAAGACTTTGAAAAGAATGAAATGCATTGATGATAACAAGTTTGGGCGGGCCAGCTTCGGTTTTTGGAAGTGGCACTATTGGCATACTTGCTATCCAGTTTATGACGATCAGTAGTTGGTTAGACTCTTCTCAACTAACTATATTGTGATTACTTTTCAGTTAATTCCTCCTCGTCTATTACCGTTCTATTATGACTAGTTGGGTTACAACTTTGTTGATTTCTTATACATTTATCTAATTCCACTCATGCTTTTCTTATAGCCAAGATACTGCCAGTTGTAAAAAATCAACATCTTCTGCTTTGCACATTACTGATATGCAATGCTGCTGCAATGGAGGTAAATTCCAGCAAtttgtatatacatatataaacacTATGATTCTGCGGATGCTTCCGTCTCATGTgcgttttcttctttatcttcagGCCCTTCCCATTTTTCTTGACAGTTTAGTTTCAGCCTATGGCGCTATCCTGATCTCAGTGACATTGATCCTTCTGTTTGGAGAGGTTGGTAATCACTTCTCATGTGGCTAGAGTAACATCCATTCTTCATGTTAGGGAAAGATTGTTTGGTGGACAATGGGGTTAGATTCAGTTTTTGGGGTAAATATCTTGTCAAATTCTTCTGTCACGAGAAATACTTTCGTTGTGCAACTTTGGGGGGTAGTCTGCTGCTTTAGATGACGTCTTACCCTCTATAACTTATAATGCATGCACAAAGTCTGCATGTCGGATTTTTGTTGGCGTTAAGAGTTTTAACTTTtaagttgatttttgtttgttggTAGGACTACTGGTCATTTCCATTTGCTTTGTGAAACAGATAATTCCGCAATCTGTTTGTTCTCGATATGGTTTGGCAATTGGTGCGGCTGTGGCTCCGGCTGTGCGTGTTCTTGTTTGGATCTGCTTTCCCATTGCGTATCCAATCAGCAAGGTGGTGCTTGTAGGGTTTAAGAAAGTTGCTTTCTATTATCCACTTGGCTTACTTGCTCAGcatcctttttgtttcttctttgcttCCAGTTATTAGACTATCTACTAGGTCATGGACATGTTGCTCTCTTCCGCAGAGCTGAGCTTAAAACCCTTGTCGACTTGCATGGAAATGAGGTATATATCTTATGGTGTTTCCTTCTTGAGTTACTTTCTTATTTGGATGTGAGCAAATCAAGCTTGTTTATTTGTTGGATGATGGTGCTTGTAACCTATGCTATGCCTCACCTTCCACATACAGGCTGGAAAGGGGGGAGAATTGACGCATGATGAAACAACTATTATTGCTGGAGCACTTGAACTTTCGGATAAGTCAGCTCGTGATGCCATGACTCCTATAAATGAGACATTTGCAATTGACATCAATGCCAAGCTCGATCAGTTGCGCTGCTGTTCTCAATGCATCGGATTCtcctgtttttatttttttatttggactCTTTCTGTGGCTTTGGATCTTGGGACTTACTTGTCATGATGCAGGGATTTGATGAACTTGGTTTTGGAGAAAGGGCACAGCAGAGTGCCGGTTTTCTATGAGAAGCCTACCAATATAATTGGATTGATTCTGGTATCTACAGGAAACTTTTAGTTTcgtgtttctttctttatataTGAATAACTTAAATGATAATGATTTATTTGTCTCCTGCTTTTCAGATTTGATGCAATTGTAAATTGATTTGCGACTTTGTTGTATTTGAGAGATGCTTGATGATGTGACAAGTATTATTCAGCATTTTAATAGACTTTAAATACCTTGACTCCAGAGGATTATATTGCAATCGAACAATGTTgtggtgtttttattttatataacgCGCAACTTTTAAAGAGATGTAATATGCCTGTCGTTTAGGTGAAGAATTTGCTGACCATTCACCCAGAAGATGAAGTACCAGTAAAAAATGTTACCATTCGGAAAATTCCAAGGTTCGTTTCTATGGATTGATTGTTTGCAATTTGCTAGCAGAGAGGTTCATGAGTATGGCTGTCATATTAATGATAGCTTGTCTTTTTATGCTATGACCAAAGGGTTCCAGAAAAGATGCCTCTATACGACATATTAAATGAGTTTCAGAAAGGTCACAGCCACATGGCTGTTGTTGTGAGACAGCATAATGAGTCGACGGAGCAGTCCACTGACAAGAGCCCTATCGATAGTAAGTTCCAATTTACAGCGCCCACTTGAGAATGTTCCCATTGTTAGTCTTCTGTCAACTTAACTTGAATTTGCAATGTCTCTTCAAATAGGTACTGAGAACGATGTCAAGGTGGACATTGATGGTGAaaagactccacaagagaagaaattgaaaaacaagAGATCTCTGCAAAAATGGAAGAGCTTCCCCAACTCAAATAACTCAGTTAAGGGAAGTTCAAGGAGCAAGAAGTGGACAAATTACATGTATGCAGATATCCTGCAACTAGATGGAAGTCCTCTTCCGAAGCttgcggaagaagaagaagctgtgGGCATAATAACCATGGAAGATGTCATAGAAGAACTGCTACAGGTCTCGTATATTCTTCATCGTTGCTTGCATTCTAAACAATGTACCCTATGAATCACCTTGTTTCTGACATATTCCTTTGTGCCATTCTTCAGGAGGAGATCTTTGATGAGACAGATCACCATGATGAACATTCATGACATCGGATCCCATGCATGGCAATATGCCAAGCATCTAGCAGTGTTTAGTACTTCTTTTTCATATCATTTCAATGTATGTGGTATTACTTGTACTGTTTTAGCTCTCTACCAAAAGGACTAAGAAAAGCTACGAATTTTTGAGTCTTATCATTTCAAAGGAATAGAGGATTGTGGACTTGGAACATTATTTCGTCGTGTTTGTAAATCAACCGCAGGGAAGTGTGCAAGACAATTGGTATATCTTGCACTTTatggttttgcttttgttgaAGTTGTaaagcaaggaaaagaaagcattGGAAAGCATGGTTTTGCCTTATAAGCTGTTCCTGTTTTGTCGACATTTTGCATCGTTTGCGTGTTAGTTTTCTCGCATCGGGAGTAGTTCAACTATGTTGGGCATCTCCTCTCTAAGCTTCTTTTCCAGATTTTGAACTCTCCATATCTTATTCTGCTACTGCTTTCCATGGTAATTCTTGCTTTATGAATTATTGCAAACGGGAAAAATGATAGAAATGGTATCTGGCCCCATATATATTGCCatttctaagctttaatttaaTGTGCGATGTTTTCTCTGAATTATTGACTTGTTCAATGTTGTATCAATACATGGTCAATTTAATCTCTAGATTTagtcttttcattaattcaaattaatggaatttattgatttagCTACCAATTTGATACATTTGAACGGtggaaaaaaaagttacatGTAGATTTTGCATGTAAGATAGTCAACTcgaattaaatataaaaattattgttaatttgtttaatgtattcaatatgaaaaatgattaattatgtTATTTGATGGCGTGAATCATTATATCttaatatgaaatgaatatCTCATCCAAAACTTATCAggttgaaaatcaaaatgaacaCGTCGTTAAATAATTTAGAGAGGATATTGCATGTGGGGCTAAATTTTGGGAATGATATTTtgtattgaaaaaattaaaaatcttctTGTAATAAATTACTGACAATAAAAACGGAGTTGTCGGGATCTTTTTGCCAAGCAAGTCGATTCCTTGGAGACCTTTCAACGAAAGGGAAGTGCAAAGCAATTTTGGACTGGCTTCTCCACGATATGTCATCTCCTTTTTGGGAGATGAAATGAGGAAACATCGAAACATGATTTACCCGAAGCAGGAAAAAGATGGCCAGGAACTTCCGTGGcctagataagaaaataaaggattGAAGTGatgtatttttctcaaaagataaTCTAGAGTAGACTTTCTTATAAATACAGGTCCTAAATggtaattcagttttaaataagagttttGAGTTTGCCAGCCGACCAAAGTTTTGCTAGCCAGCAAACAAGCATGTAGATCTCATATGCCACTTTTCACACCATGACAGGCATTTCCGTCCGATATATCTTCActaattttttcctttggttTTGAGTGTTTCTTTTCTCTGCGCCACCATTCAAGCCTGCACCACCTTCGATCTGTAGCCCGGCTCAATCGAGTCAGTTTACTGAAGGAGGAGGACTCGAACTGTAACTCCAGCCAGAGCTTCAAAGGCAGCGGCTCACCAAGGATGATACCCCGAGTCTCGCCAACTCCACCAAACAGTTCCGGCTCAATTTGAGATGGAATTGAGCTCCGAGCAGATCCCGAGTTATGTCACTTGGTCGGCTTCGATTGCCGCTCTTTGCTTCAACCACAACATCTCTGGACCGACCCCAGCCTCCATGACCAAGTTGGGCGCTCTCCAAATACTCTGTCGGAGCCACAGTCGGATCGGAACCGTTGGAATCGGCGAATTTGGAAAGGAAAGGAACCAATAATGAAAGCTCGAAAGAGATCAACCAGGAGGGGGAAGTGGATTTCAGCAAAAATCTCCTGATGGCTTGACTCACTCCCTTTACCCTATCGATGAAAGTGACGCTCGAGGACTATAGGAGTAATGAACATAGTATCTTATGTCTTACTCAACAAATGCTCGGAAAAGGAacaaatctcttttgattatgAGTGAAGCAGAGAGCAGCAAATGAAAGGTCTTCTCTTTCAGCACTCTTAGTGAAGATTTAACACTTTTGGACGACTCATAAAAGCTAGCCAACTAGTGCAGAATACGTCACCCAGCTCAACAAGATTTCGAGGTTGAAATCTGATCAAAAGATAACATCTGAAAAGAACTTGAAGGACAGCAAACAAGCACCCTTCACACCATCTTGGTGCACACTGTTGCAATGTGTTCCGATAGATACTCTCATTACTGTGATTTAATCCACATCCCATACCAAAAATAGTACCTGAAATCCCATGAATTTGCTAGTGCCAAATAAGTAATCACATGAACTACTACAGCTCCAAACTACTTtctatgttttttcttctctttcttctttttcctagaCTTCCCTTCAGATCTGTGCTTACTGGAGTGTTTTCTGCTTGAGTGAGAGTGGACCTTCTTTGCCTTCTTATGCCTGTCTTTATGACCGTCCTTTTCGGGTGATCCAGAAGCCTTAAGTGAATATGGTTTTTCTGGCCCATACTTAACACGTGCTTCCCTACGCTCAGGACTTGGAGGCAACTCCTCGGAACCTGGGCATGATGGAAGGTAGGGACCTGTTTCATCCATCCTTGACCCTATGGCACCTCTGCCGCGCTTGACTCTGCATCCACAATTGTATTTAATTTAGAAATCAATGCCTGCTTCTTCTACTCTCCAAACCAAACAATCATACACTTCACAACCAAATCAAGATGCGCGTGTATTCTcagagaggggggagagagagaaaaaaagaagaagaagctgcgaCCTTGAGAGTAGAAACTCTTCAATCTCTTCATCCCCCAAACCTTCATCCCCTCTTTTATGGCGACTTTCATGTGCACTTCTACTTTGAGAACATGAAGGTTCAACACTGTGATCATCTATATCATGCCTatcgctgctgctgctccttGAAGAACTGGCATCCTTATGGTGCCTCCTACTGCTGCTCTCATCTCTTGATCTTCCTTTGATCCGATTATCAAGCTCCAGCTCCTTCTGACGCAGACGCCACATTTCGTCTACTTCCACAGCTTTATTGGCTGAACATGGAGACGGCTAGCAAAAAGTTATATACTGAAGCAGACTTTAAAGAATTCTAAATTGAATCTAACTGTTACAAATGAGAGACAACAGAAAATTCATAAGCAAAGATGATGTGATGCATCAGGGCAAAGCAGCAATCAGATTTAAGTCAAAAAGTAGGAATGGAACCACACAAGAAATCACATCAAGATGGCATCATCAGCCATGCCTGACAAAGTTCCACAGATCACTTGCTGGATATAGTGAGAGATGCAACATTCTTACAGAAGACAAGAGACCCTAATATTGAATAACATAGATGGCCAAGAGCATGCGactatgcaatgacatgcaagtATAGAGCGCCTcaatcaaacaaatgaaaaattcttCAAGAGTGTCGTTCTTGGTCCACCGACCACAGTGATAAAAACAATACACGTGCTCCAGAAGTGTCCACTTTGAAGTTTCTTTATGATGCAATCACATGCCTTGAAAAAATGTGCAAGTCTAAATACAACAGATAGGCCTAACCTTGTTGCACCCCAAGAACAGTTGCGGTGAGAAACCTCGAATTGGGCCGTGCCCTAACAGAGGGCTTGCAAAGATAGGCAAGTGCGCCTTCTTTCTCAGCTTGTCTACGTAACTCCGCCGCTTCTTTCATAAGGATTGCAGCAATTCTGTTTTCCGTTTCCAAATCCATTGGATCCTAAAGAAACAGTAGAATAAGCATATGAGCAACACTTATGGTGTATCTCATTCTCATACAATTAAAGAGTTAATCTTCCTAAGCAAAATTTCCATCACAAAACGACGTAGTCTTTTCAGGATGCAATCTCGGGCGTCACAAAATTGCTTCATTGTCCTCACTTCCCCTAACTGACGAATATCTCGCTCAAGTTTCTCAAGTCAGGTTCACCCTTTTCCGTTTAGAAAATTCAGCACTTTCGACATGACATAATCAGACTGCACATCaaaagttgagatttttttctcATCCACAAACTTCCCAGCTTCCAAAAGAATCACTTTTCGAATTCGACGAACCCTGATCATCTCCGCAGAAACACAAAACGCAAAACAATTTCCAGATAGACTAAGAAAGCATCGAACTTACCGACACGAATGAAAGCGAAGAAAGCTACGAAATTTCGACCTATCTTACAGTGCTTGCGATTACCCATGATTGAACGGTGAAGGAATCTAATCCAACAGGGAGAAATTAATCGAAACTTACCGAATTTCGATCAATCGATCAAGGGGTTAATCGCCAAGCCGATAAATCGGAGGATCGAGAATTTTCCCCTTGCGCAGAAAACCCTAATTGCAAATTCTCAACAGTAATCCCGGGGAATATATACCGCCGTGCGAGAGCTTGAAGATCATCCGTCGAAGAACGAAGGGGGGCGACCAAAGTGGAGCCTTTATGCGACGAATGCGGACGTCGTTCGTTGCTTCGCAAGAAGGCCGCAGTTTATGGGTGTCGCCGATCCGGATATCAAAGGCATATGTCTTTGTGCGACCCGACCCGAATCCTGATCCGAATCAAGCAAGGTCATCGGATCGGGTTATCGGATTATCCAGAAAAAACTTTGTCTCCAAGCATAAGAGAGAATTCCTCTCAACGCCGTATCTTCCTTCATGACCAAGATCGTATCTTGGTTATCAAACTACACAAACATCGCACCAGAATCACCTTTCTAGACAAAGAGGACCAATGATTTCACGAGGGGCGGTATACAAGACGAGATTTTTATCGCCCAAAACGGACCGACAGGCTCGCGCTGATGATCCGATGCCCTTTTTTGCGTACCGTGCTTGCGCGTCGAGCTCTGGGGCTCGCTCAGAGAGGGCTCGGTGGCGGATCAATGCCGTCGATCGCCTCCCAAactccctccgccgccgccgccgccgccgccgcacgatGGAGCGGCGCATAGAGGAGGAAGTCTCTGCAGCGAGCGAACGGCGCAGAAAGGAGGGATCTTGCATAATAGACCCGTTTGACAAATTCGGGTTCGGGTTGTTTCCGGTTTATTATCCGAATTCGAACCAAACCATCACAAATCTGTTCCGGTTTCGGTTCGGACTTTTAGATTGGATGGTCCGACGAAAATGGGGCATAATTGACACACCGGGCCCGAACTTATGGGCCAGAGTTCTCCATCCGGCCTTTTCATTTTGGGCCCTACCGTTGCTATTTTCCATCGtaactttcttattttatgcTAAGGTAATGGCCCTGTTATTCTCTATGATCGATAGACACGgagcaaatttgaaaaaaacttGATAGAAAAAGTTTCTTAGATATTGGACGATACTTCTTTTCTCgagaaagaaaattacaattatAGTCGATTAAGTAATCCACGTGtatttttatctaatttaatgagatttgaaaaaattaacaaacaagTGAAAAATTTGTACACTGAAATTAGTCTCCTTTCTAGCATTTGTTAGAGCTTAGACACAATATGAACTTATCTAGTTAagttattttgaattaaaagtTGGCTAGCACGGTGAAAAAGTGgaattgtaataaataaataaataaaaacaaatggtGGGGCAGAAAATCCAATAAAACAAATTTGATATAccctaaaatttgaaatatatttcattttcgCTAGTCATGAGATGATGATTTGGATTTCTGAGTTAAAGTTAAACTGCTATGGCTTAAACTAAATTTATCGATGCTTTAAGCTATGTAGATTAGGCGTTGTTATTACTAAAACAAATAGCCTTGAGCAACATCTAGGATCAGTGTCGAAGAGTTCAAAGTTAATTAAGTTTGCGATTTTTAGTATGTAGACTTCTATTAATTTTAAGCCAGGTAAGACATTACAATTAATAAATTCGACGAGTGAACAGAAGCTTTACTAgatcttttttcttaattaagtTTGTGAGCtattgcaaaaaaataataatataaaagtatgtgatttttttctcttaattatTGCTACAATCCTTGAAAGTGGAAACCGATCAAAGAAGCGACCAAGTTTCTTGCTTTAAATGAGTGGCCGATGCCGCTTCGTCACTCCTGTGAAACCAACGAGCCATCATCGACTCAttcttaatatttaaatatttaatcacCTATTCATTTCCCaagttaaattttttaaataattggcAGTGGATCCAcacaattttatatagtattCTTTCCAACCCCTTATTTGTCTCTTATTTGTCTCCTAGTCTATGTATGAGGggtattaaaatattcaaatattaaaaagcaGTATCAAGGTCAGGTTCTGCCCAGTTTTTTTCTTGTATGTGCCATCCCATTCATTAAATTCTATATGCCATTGCTAATCTGGTTTGCAGTATTGAAATATCTCATatcatttgtttatttgatttataGACCATGTTTCTCTTCACATGATTCCATAAGATTTTATGTACTATTAAAGTAG
Above is a window of Eucalyptus grandis isolate ANBG69807.140 chromosome 9, ASM1654582v1, whole genome shotgun sequence DNA encoding:
- the LOC104419811 gene encoding DUF21 domain-containing protein At2g14520 isoform X1, with protein sequence MAEHYRCCESAFFIRILIVALLVMFAGVMSGLTLGLMSMSLVDLEVLAKSGTPQDRKHAAKILPVVKNQHLLLCTLLICNAAAMEALPIFLDSLVSAYGAILISVTLILLFGEIIPQSVCSRYGLAIGAAVAPAVRVLVWICFPIAYPISKLLDYLLGHGHVALFRRAELKTLVDLHGNEAGKGGELTHDETTIIAGALELSDKSARDAMTPINETFAIDINAKLDQDLMNLVLEKGHSRVPVFYEKPTNIIGLILVKNLLTIHPEDEVPVKNVTIRKIPRVPEKMPLYDILNEFQKGHSHMAVVVRQHNESTEQSTDKSPIDSTENDVKVDIDGEKTPQEKKLKNKRSLQKWKSFPNSNNSVKGSSRSKKWTNYMYADILQLDGSPLPKLAEEEEAVGIITMEDVIEELLQEEIFDETDHHDEHS
- the LOC104419812 gene encoding NKAP family protein UM04995, yielding MDLETENRIAAILMKEAAELRRQAEKEGALAYLCKPSVRARPNSRFLTATVLGVQQANKAVEVDEMWRLRQKELELDNRIKGRSRDESSSRRHHKDASSSRSSSSDRHDIDDHSVEPSCSQSRSAHESRHKRGDEGLGDEEIEEFLLSRVKRGRGAIGSRMDETGPYLPSCPGSEELPPSPERREARVKYGPEKPYSLKASGSPEKDGHKDRHKKAKKVHSHSSRKHSSKHRSEGKSRKKKKEKKKHRK
- the LOC104419811 gene encoding DUF21 domain-containing protein At2g14520 isoform X2 → MEALPIFLDSLVSAYGAILISVTLILLFGEIIPQSVCSRYGLAIGAAVAPAVRVLVWICFPIAYPISKLLDYLLGHGHVALFRRAELKTLVDLHGNEAGKGGELTHDETTIIAGALELSDKSARDAMTPINETFAIDINAKLDQDLMNLVLEKGHSRVPVFYEKPTNIIGLILVKNLLTIHPEDEVPVKNVTIRKIPRVPEKMPLYDILNEFQKGHSHMAVVVRQHNESTEQSTDKSPIDSTENDVKVDIDGEKTPQEKKLKNKRSLQKWKSFPNSNNSVKGSSRSKKWTNYMYADILQLDGSPLPKLAEEEEAVGIITMEDVIEELLQEEIFDETDHHDEHS